One Pectobacterium polaris DNA window includes the following coding sequences:
- a CDS encoding PfkB family carbohydrate kinase — MKASELAAKLDGLTTRQPLTIIGAAVIDVIADAYALPYRGCDIELKQQSVNIGGCALNIAIALKRLGIAAQNALPVGQGVWADIIRQSLEKQNITTVVQTDSGDNGWCLALVEPDGERTFMSFSGVENQWSDSWLASLFVASGSLVYLSGYQLAAPCGEPLVSWLENLHNVTPFIDFGPRIADIPASLMARIMALHPVVSLNRQEADVAADMLGVSADVQTLGRAWQAAYCAPVIIRQDKAGAWYFDATSEGIVAPFPATVVDTIGAGDSHAGGTLAGLAAGWSLGDAVTLGNAVAAYVVSHRGGDCAPTLDELRTRLLLADENV, encoded by the coding sequence ATGAAGGCCAGCGAACTTGCCGCAAAACTGGATGGACTAACGACGCGTCAGCCGCTGACCATCATCGGGGCGGCGGTGATTGACGTGATTGCCGATGCTTACGCTCTGCCGTATCGCGGGTGTGATATCGAACTGAAGCAGCAAAGCGTGAATATTGGCGGCTGTGCCTTGAACATTGCCATCGCGCTTAAACGCCTTGGGATAGCCGCACAAAACGCCTTGCCTGTCGGGCAGGGCGTGTGGGCGGATATCATTCGTCAGAGTCTGGAAAAGCAAAATATCACCACGGTGGTACAAACCGATTCGGGAGACAACGGCTGGTGTCTGGCGCTGGTTGAACCGGACGGCGAACGGACTTTTATGTCCTTCAGCGGGGTTGAGAATCAGTGGAGCGACAGTTGGCTGGCGTCGTTATTCGTCGCATCGGGGAGTTTGGTCTACCTTTCTGGCTATCAACTGGCGGCACCGTGCGGTGAGCCTCTGGTGAGCTGGCTGGAAAATTTGCATAACGTCACGCCATTCATCGATTTTGGCCCACGCATTGCCGATATACCGGCAAGCCTGATGGCACGCATTATGGCGCTTCACCCCGTGGTTTCCCTTAATCGTCAGGAAGCGGATGTGGCGGCGGATATGCTCGGCGTGTCGGCTGATGTGCAAACGCTGGGGCGAGCCTGGCAGGCGGCGTATTGTGCCCCGGTGATTATTCGTCAAGACAAAGCGGGAGCGTGGTATTTCGACGCGACTTCTGAAGGCATCGTCGCCCCGTTTCCGGCAACGGTAGTGGATACTATCGGGGCAGGGGACAGTCACGCGGGCGGGACGCTGGCTGGTTTGGCCGCTGGGTGGTCGTTGGGCGATGCCGTCACGCTGGGGAACGCCGTTGCGGCGTATGTCGTGAGTCACCGCGGCGGAGACTGCGCGCCTACGTTGGATGAACTGCGTACGCGGTTACTCCTCGCAGATGAAAACGTATAG
- a CDS encoding GntR family transcriptional regulator — protein sequence MEHAHTRLIEQLTQRFATADNTPLYLKFAETVKNAVRSGALEHGNILPGERDLSQLAGVSRITVRKAMQTLEEEGVVTRVRGYGTQINNIFEYSLKEARGFSQQVVLRGKKPNTLWVNKQIVKSSKEVAEQLAIAPDTPVFLLKRIRYVDEDAVSIEESYVPVDLIADAEDIGVSLYDYFRSQNINPQRTRSRVSARMPDAEFQSHIQLDNKVPVLVIKQIALDPQNRPIEYSISYCRSDLYVFICEE from the coding sequence ATGGAACACGCGCATACTCGATTAATAGAACAGCTTACTCAGCGCTTTGCGACAGCAGATAATACCCCACTCTATCTAAAGTTTGCCGAAACGGTAAAAAATGCAGTGCGCAGCGGTGCATTGGAACATGGCAATATTCTGCCGGGAGAACGTGACCTAAGTCAGTTAGCCGGCGTATCCCGCATTACCGTGCGCAAAGCGATGCAGACGCTGGAAGAAGAAGGTGTGGTGACCCGCGTGCGCGGCTACGGGACGCAAATCAATAATATTTTCGAATATTCGTTGAAAGAGGCGCGCGGATTTTCACAACAGGTCGTGCTGCGGGGTAAAAAGCCCAACACGCTGTGGGTAAACAAACAGATCGTAAAAAGCAGCAAGGAAGTAGCCGAGCAGTTAGCTATTGCGCCAGACACTCCCGTTTTTCTGTTGAAACGTATTCGCTATGTGGATGAGGATGCCGTTTCGATTGAAGAATCGTATGTTCCTGTTGATCTGATCGCTGACGCTGAGGATATCGGCGTCTCGCTTTATGACTATTTTCGTAGTCAGAACATCAATCCGCAGCGTACACGCAGCCGCGTCAGTGCCCGTATGCCCGATGCCGAGTTTCAGTCACACATTCAGCTTGATAATAAAGTACCGGTTCTGGTCATCAAGCAGATTGCGCTCGACCCGCAGAACCGGCCCATTGAGTACAGCATCAGCTATTGCCGTAGCGATCTATACGTTTTCATCTGCGAGGAGTAA
- a CDS encoding ADP-ribosylglycohydrolase family protein codes for MKQERILGALYGQALGDAMGMPSELWPRTRVKAHFGWIDRFLPGPVENNAACYFGRGEFTDDTSMALSLADAIIECDGDINADAIGRHILKWAESFDAFNKNVLGPTSKIALKAIRQGTPVSELENNGVTNGAAMRASPLGCLLPAHDLDEFIDQVALASSPTHKSDLAIAGAVVVAWAISRAVDGASWQEIVDALPSVARHAQEKRITTFSASLAARLELALSIVRRANGTESASEQLYQLIGAGTSTIESVATAIAMVELAQTDPNRCAILCANLGGDTDTIGAMATAICGALHGVTAIDAALKQELDDINQLDFRRYASLLQQYRSAREA; via the coding sequence ATGAAACAAGAACGTATTCTCGGTGCCTTATACGGCCAGGCTTTAGGCGATGCGATGGGCATGCCATCGGAACTGTGGCCCCGAACGCGTGTGAAAGCGCATTTCGGCTGGATTGATCGCTTTTTACCCGGACCGGTGGAAAACAATGCGGCGTGCTATTTTGGCCGCGGCGAGTTTACGGATGATACCTCGATGGCGCTGAGTCTGGCCGACGCCATCATTGAATGCGATGGCGACATCAACGCCGATGCGATTGGTCGCCACATCCTGAAATGGGCAGAATCGTTCGATGCATTTAATAAGAATGTACTCGGCCCAACCTCTAAAATTGCGTTGAAGGCGATTCGTCAGGGAACACCGGTCAGCGAGCTGGAAAATAATGGCGTCACGAACGGCGCGGCGATGCGGGCTTCCCCGCTAGGCTGTCTGCTGCCTGCGCACGATCTTGATGAATTCATCGATCAGGTAGCGCTGGCATCCAGCCCGACACATAAATCCGATTTGGCGATTGCGGGGGCGGTCGTCGTTGCCTGGGCTATTTCCCGGGCAGTTGACGGCGCCAGCTGGCAGGAGATTGTCGACGCGTTGCCGTCTGTGGCACGCCACGCGCAGGAAAAGCGTATCACGACGTTTAGCGCCTCCCTTGCCGCGCGTCTGGAGCTGGCACTGAGTATCGTGCGCCGTGCAAACGGGACGGAAAGCGCTAGCGAACAGCTTTATCAGCTGATTGGCGCGGGAACGAGCACCATTGAATCCGTTGCTACCGCCATCGCGATGGTGGAATTGGCGCAGACCGACCCAAATCGCTGTGCGATTCTGTGCGCCAACCTCGGAGGGGATACCGACACTATCGGGGCGATGGCGACTGCAATATGCGGTGCGCTGCACGGGGTCACGGCAATTGATGCCGCGCTGAAGCAGGAGCTGGATGACATTAACCAGCTTGATTTTCGCCGCTACGCCAGCCTGCTCCAGCAATACCGCTCAGCACGGGAGGCGTGA